The genomic interval AATGGCCAATGCCTTGAATGGCGGGAATGCGCAATTCGTGCGGGCCGATCTGTTCGTGATCGAAACGCCAGGCGCCCCATTGAATGGCGCGCGAATACGCCTGCTTCGCATGCGCCACCCGCATGCCGATGGCCACGACGCCCAGCCCGTTGACGTCGGCGAAGCGGCTCGCGAAGGTGTCGGGCTCCGCATTGATGAGGAAATTGATGTCGCCTTGCCGGTACAGCGTGACGGCCTTGCTGCGATGTCGCGCGAGCGCGCGAAAGCCGATAGCCGTGAACAGGCGCGCGAGCGCCTCGGGGTCGGGCGTCGCGAATTCCACGAAGTCGAGGCCGCGAATGCCCAGCGGATTGGGGTCGAACGGCGTGTCGGTCATGAGTGGCGTTCCACAGAGGCTTTGGCGTGCGCTTGATTCTTGCGTTGACTCTTGCGCTCGACTCTTGCGTTGAATCGCGCATTTAACGCGCGCTTTAAACGGGCTTTTAAAGGCCGGCGTCAATGGCCGGGTTGAGGCTTCGGCCCGGCGGGATTGCGCGCAGTCTAACAAGCGCTTCTCGGCGGAGGCAAGCGGGCCGCTAAAGCCGTTCGAACCACCGTTTCGCCCATTAAGGGATCGGTGCAAACCCGGAAAATGACCGATAATCGCACCAATGCGTTCGATTATCGCACGGCGACGTTCGATGAACCGTTGCTAGCTCAATGCGCTTTGCCTATTCTTGTCGCACCGTCGCGCAATCCTTTTTCCTCTGGATTACAACAATCTTCGAGACACGCTATGACCTTCGCACTCCATTCCTCCGAATCGCAGGGCGCGCCTTCCGCCGATTCAAAGATTGAATCCAGCGCCCAGAAAAGCCGCGCACGCAAGGCCGCCATTGGCAGCTTCGTCGGCGCCGTGGTCGACTGGTACGACTTCCTGCTGTACGGCATCGTCGCCGCCCTGATTTTCAACAGCGAGTTCTTCCCGAAGATCAGTCCCGCCATGGGCACGCTCGCGGCCTTCGCCACGTTCGGCGTGGGCTTTCTGTTCCGTCCGCTGGGCGGCTTTATCTTCGGTCATTACGGCGACCGTCTGGGCCGCAAGCGCATGCTCGTGCTCACCGTCATGATGATGGGACTGTCCACCGCATTGATCGGCTTGCTGCCGACCTTCGCTTCGATCGGCTGGTGGGCGCCGGTGCTGCTCGTGTTGCTGCGTGCGATTCAGGGTTTCGCCGTGGGCGGCGAATGGGGCGGCGCGGCGCTCATGGCCGTGGAAAGCGCGCCTGAGAAGAGGAAGGCGTTCTACAGCAGCGGCGTGCAGGTGGGCTATGGCGTGGGTCTGATCCTTGCTACGGGCCTCGTGTCGATTCTCACGTCCACGCTCGACAACGACGCGTTCAAGTCGTGGGGCTGGCGTGTGCCGTTCATTTTCAGCGTGGTGCTCGTGGGCATCGGCTTGTGGGTGCGGTCGAGCATGGACGAGTCGCAGGAGTTCGTCGAAAAGGTCGAGAAGTCCACCCAGAAGGTGCGCTTGCCCATCGTCGAAGCGCTGCGCCAGAATCCGAAGGCGTTTCTGCTCATCATCGCCATGCGCCTCGCCGAGTTGTTCACGATGTATATCGTCACGGCTTTTGCGCTCAGCTATTCCACCTCGAATCTTCATATGTCGCGCCAGTTCTTCCTGAACATCGGCTTGCTGGTGGGCGCGGTGAGTATCGTGACAATTCCGCTCTTCGCCATGGCCGCCGACCGCTTCGGCCGCCGCCAGGTGTACATGACGGGCGCGATCATCGGTACCTTGTCGGCGGTGCCGTTCTTCCTCGCGCTCGACGCGCGTTCGACCGTGTGGATCGTGGTGTTCGCGGTGATGCTCGCCAACGTCGCGCACGATATGTGCGTGAGCGTGCAGCAACCGATGTTCACGCAACTCTTCGGCACGGAATACCGCTACAGCGGCGCGGGCGTGGGGTATCAGGTCGCCAGCGTGGTTGGCGGCGGCTTCACGCCGTTCATCGCGGTGGGGCTGGTGAATCTGGCGGGGGGTTCGTGGTATCCGGTGGCGGGTTATCTCGCGCTGGGCTGCCTGATTTCCGTCATCGTGGCGTGGAAGATGAAGACGCGCTAACGCCTCGTTTCATCTCCGTAACCGGGTGCGAGTCACGCGGCGCCTTCGGGCGCCGTTGTGCATGGGTGGTCTCATGAAATTGGCCGCTGCTGGCTCTAGGGATTCGCAGCGTTTCGCGCCAGAATAGCGGTTTTCGTGACCCCGGTTGCACTGGAACGCTCATGTACGTCCCCGCCCAATTCGTCGAAGCGCGCAAGGAAGTCCTGCACGCGCACATCGTTCAACATCCGTTCGGCACGCTCGTCACGCACGGCGCGAGCGGCCTCGACGCGAATCACATTCCGTTCGAGCTGTTCGCCGACGAAGGCGAGCACGGCGTGCTGCGCGCGCACGTGGCGCGGGCGAATCCGGTCTGGCAGGACGTGGCGAATGGCGACGAGGTGCTGGCGATCTTCCGCGCCGGCGACGCCTATATTTCGCCGAACTGGTACCCGAGCAAGCACGAGGCGCACAAGCAGGTGCCCACGTGGAATTACATCGTCGTGCATGCACACGGGCGCGTGACGATACGCGACGACGAGCGCTACGTGCGCGGCGTGGTGAGCCGCCTCACGCGCACGCATGAAGCCGCGCTGCCGCAGCCGTGGAAGATGGGCGACGCGCCGCCCGATTATCTGGATGCCATGCTGAAGGCGATCGTCGGCATCGAGATCGAAATCACGCGTCTCGTCGGCAAGAGCAAGCTGGGACAGAACAAGGAAGCGCGCGACATTCGCGGTGCCGGCGAGGCGCTGGTCGAACGCGGCGAAGCGCCGATCGGCGAGGCCATGCTGGCGCATCTGGCCAGCAAAGCGGAATGAGCCGTTGCAAAGCGTGTTAAATCGGCCTTGAGCCGGCGTTAAAGTCGCTTCACGCGCGCTTTAAACCGGCTTTCAACGCTCATTCGCTGACGTCGGTAATCAGGCGCGCGTGCAGCGCGCGAATGCGGCGGTCCACGAAATAGCCGCCGCCTTCCGTATAGCGCAGATAAAGCCGGTTGCACGCGCTGCATTGCCACACGTCGCAGCGATTGTACGGAAAGAAGTATGGCGCCACGGGCGCTTCGGCAGACCAGTAGTTCGTGCCTTCGGGCAAATACTCGCTGTAAGTGGGTTCGGCCAGTTCGGGGTTCAGCAGCGTGCCGACCTGCACGAGCCGCGTTTCGTCGAGCGAGAGCGGCTGCGATTGCCAGCCTTCGAGCGAGGCCTTCGTGCAACTGCAGTCGGGCACGATCCGCGCTTCGGCCGCTTGTGCGAGTTCGAGTAAAGACTGGGCGTCGAGCTGTCGGGTCATGATGGCGGCAAAATCGTGTGAATCTGAAAGCTTCGAATCGAACGCCCGTGCGCGATGTCCCATCACGTGGCACCGGGATTCGTGCTGCGCAGTGTACACGCAATCACTATTTTTTAAATTCACGTTCTCGCGTTACGATGCCTCAATCCAGCGGTCATTTTTAAAGGATTCGAGGAACATGAAATACGAGAACGCCTTGCAAAAGGCGATCAAGGGGCATCTCGAGCGGGCGATGGAACTCGCCGAGCTGTTCGGGCTGTTCATCATCGGCATTGGCACCGTGGCGGCCATGGTGCATCTGATCTGGCGCATGATCAATTCCGATGGCGTTTCACTGACCGATCTGCTGCTGATGTTCCTGTATCTGGAAGTGTTCGCGATGGTCGGCCAGTACCTGAAGGCCGGTCAATTGCCGGTGCGCTTTCCGCTCTATATCGCCATGGTCTCGATCGCGCGGGATCTGATCCTGCGCGCCGGCATGAATTCCGAGTTGCATCTGCTCGCGAGCGCGGGGGCCATCGTGCTGATCGCGCTGGGCGTGCTGATGATCCGTTACGGCCAGTACAAGTATCCGAGCGACTCGGTGCAGTCCAGGATCGAAGAGGTTAAATAGTTCGCCATCCTGAGTGTTGGCGGATTACGGTGCGGCTAGCGCGGCGCACAAGGCATCGGCGAAAGCGCGCACCCGCGCGCTCATGTCGCGCCGCGAAGGATAGACCAGATATAAATCCGCTTGCGGCTCCACACCGTCCGGCAGCGCGACTTCCACGAGTTCGCCGCGCTCCACATGCGGCGCGCCCACATGCGCGGGTAGCACGGCCACGCCCGCGCCGCGCAGGGCGAGCGCCTTGAGTAACGCGAAGGTATTGGCCCGCACGCGCGCTTTGGCCGTGCGTGCGCCATCGGCAAAGCCCGTGCTGAAGGCGAGCGCCGGTTCGGCGTGCGGTGCGGAATGCGCCTCGAGCCATTTCGCGCTCGCGAATGCCGCAAAGCGAAACGACGCAATGCGGCGCGCCACGGCGTCGTTGCCGCCGGGCTGGCGGCCGCGCACGGCGAGATCGACATTGCCTGCCACGAAATCGACCACTTCGTTGCCCGCATGCACGTCGATGTTGACGAGTGGGTGCGCCGCCACGAAGCGCGCGATGGCCTCGCCGAGCACGTCGGCGGGAAAATCGAGCGGCACGCTCAGGCGTATCGAGCCCGCGAGCGCCGACCCGCGCGCGATGCCGGTGCGTTCGGCTTCGCGCAGCGTGCGGATGGCTTCGGCGACGCTCGCGTACCACGCTTCGCCGTCGGCAGTGAGGGCCACGCTGCGCGTTGTCCTGCGCAACAGGCGCACGCCCAGGCGGGCTTCGAGTGCGGCGACGCGTGCGCTCACGGTCGAGCGCGGCAAGTCGAGTGCGCGTCCGGCGGCGGCGAAGGAGCCTTCCTCCACGACGGCGACGAAGGCGAGACAACCGTTGATGTCCATAGTGGCGTGAGTCGTTGCGCGCATTGTCCAGCTTGCTGGCGGGACTCGCCATTCTAGCGGGCTTATCGCTCAAAGCATGGGCAGGCAGACTGAGGAACGAGGGCAGTCTCCTCGTTCCTTCTTCTCTGCCAATGGAAATCGCCATGCACACAGGCCGTATCGAATCAAATGAAACGCTGGAATTCGCGGGCATGCGCACGCGCGTGATAGCGGGCGTCGCCACACAATCGCTGTGCACGATCATGGAGATGTCGATCGCGAACGGCGGCGGCGCGCCCGCGCATCGCTCGCTCGACGAGGACAAGACCTTCGTGCTGCTCGAAGGCCAGCTCACATTTCATCTCGCCGACGCGGCGCTCGAGATGCGGCCCGGCGACGCCATTGCGGTGGCGCGCGGCGATCTGCACGGTTTCGTCGCGGGCGAGGTGGAGGCGCGACTCCTGCTCGTCAGCGCGCCCGCGGGGCATGACGCTTTCTTTCGGGCGATGGCCGCATTGCCCGTGCCGCACGATGCGGGCGCGGTGCGCGAACTCTGCGCGCGGCACCGGCAGGTGATTGCCGGCCTGTGAAACGGCATGTCTCGTGCTGCCGTGCGATCATGCACTTTTCGTTGGTGCATGACATGCCCACGACGCGAACGGAGAACGAGACATGAGCAAGACATTCAAGGTCGCCGCCATTGCCGGTGACGGCATTGGCCAGGAAGTGATGCCCGAGGGCGTGCGCGTGGTCGAAGCCGCTGCCGCGAAGTTCGGCCTGAAGATCGAATTCACGCATTTCGACTGGGCCAGCTGCGACTATTATTTGCAGCACGGCAAGATGATGCCGGACGACTGGTTCGCCACGCTCAAGGGCTTCGACGCGATCTACTTTGGCGCAGTGGGTTGGCCCGAGAAAGTCCCCGACCATATTTCACTGTGGGGTTCGCTGCTCAAATTCCGCCGCGAATTCGACCAATACGTGAATCTGCGTCCCGTGCGCCTGCTGCCGGGCGTGCCGTGCCCGCTCGCCAACCGCAAACCGGGCGATATCGACTTTCTCGTGGTGCGCGAGAACACCGAAGGCGAATATTCTTCGGTGGGCGGCAAGATGTTCGAAGGCACCGAGCGCGAATTCGTGTTGCAGGAGTCGGTGTTCACGCGTCAGGGCGTGGATCGCATTCTGCAATATGCCTTCGATCTCGCGAATCAGCGCAAGCGCAAGCAACTCACGGCGGCCACAAAATCGAACGGTATCTCGATCAGCATGCCGTACTGGGACGAGCGCGTGGCCGAGATGGCCCGGTCGTATCCCGAGGTGAAGTGGGACAAGCAGCATATCGACATTCTGTGCGCGCGCTTCGTGCTGCAACCGGATCGCTTCGACGTGGTGGTTGCGTCGAACCTGTTCGGCGATATTCTTTCCGACCTCGGTCCGGCCTGCACGGGCACGATCGGTCTGGCGGCTTCGGCGAACCTGAATCCGGAGCGCAGGTTTCCTTCGCTGTTCGAGCCGGTGCACGGGTCCGCGCCCGATATTTTTGGCAAGCAGATCGCCAATCCCATCGCCATGATCTGGTCGGGCGCGATGATGCTCGATTTTCTCGGCAACGGCGATGCTGCGTATCAAGCCGCGCACGATGCCATCATGCAGGCCATCGAAACGGTGCTCGTGGAAGGACCGCGTACGCCGGACATGGGCGGCAATGCGAGTACGCAGGTATTGGGTAAAGCCGTGGCGGCCGCGCTGTAAATCGAATTAAAGCGGCCTTCAAACGCGCTTTAAAGCGCGCTTGAAGCGCATTGGGCGGTAAATTCAACGGGCAGATTCAATGGCAGTGAATCTGCCCGACTCATTCGCCGTCGATGCCCAGTTCCTTGCGCTCGCGGCGTTCTTCGTTGCCGCGGCGCGCGCGCATGCGCTGGCGCGACAGCACGGTGATGATCTGGCCCGTGGTGGCATGAGCGGGGATCTCGTTGCGAATCACGTTCGCGACCATCGGCAAGCCTTTGCGCTGGCGGTTCAGCGCCTGCGCGATCGCGCGGCGGCATTCGTCGCCGTGGCAATCCCATTCGTCGCGCAATTTTCCGCAATAACGGCAGGTGTCCATCAAGTTAGTTTACCGAAATTTGCACGAACGTTCCGGGCGCGAGCCCGTTTGCGATGGCGCCCCAAAACCGTTGGCCACGCGAACATGGCGATTTTCCGCGCGCGACTATGATCGATCGAGGTAAGGCCGCAGGGGCGGCCTTCGCAGCGGAGAGACGATCATGGCCGATCACGGTATCGAAGGAAAGACGGTATTGATTGCGGGCGGCGCGAAGAATCTGGGCGGCCTGATCGCGCGGGATCTCGCCGTACACGGCGCGAAAGCCGTGGCGATTCACTACAACAGCGCCGCCACGCAGGCGGCCGCCGAAGAAACGGTCGCGGCGATCCAGGATGCGGGCGCGAAGGCGGCGGCATTTCAGGCCGACCTCACCTCGGCCGGTGCAATGGAAAAGCTGTTTGCCGATACGGCGGCGGCAATCGGGCGCCCCGATATCGCCATCAACACGGTCGGCAAAGTGCTGAAGAAACCGTTCGTGGAAATCACGGAGGCGGAATACGACCAAATGTCGGCGGTCAATGCCAAGACCGCTTTTTTCTTTTTGCGCGAGGCCGGCCGGCACGTGAATGACAACGGCAAGATCGTCACGCTCGTCACTTCGCTGCTGGGCGCGTTCACGCCGTATTACGCGGCCTATGCGGGTACGAAGGCGCCGGTCGAGCACTACACGCGGGCGGCTGCCAAGGAGTATGGCGCGCGCGGTATTTCAGTCACGGCCGTGGGGCCAGGGCCAATGGACACGCCGTTCTTTTATCCCGCCGAAGGGCAGGACGCCGTGGAATATCACCGCACGGCGGCGGCCCTGTCGGCGTTTTCCAAAACAGGACTCACCGATATTCACGACGTCGTGCCGTTCATTCGCCATCTCGTGAGCGACGGCTGGTGGATCACGGGGCAAACCATTCTCATCAATGGTGGCTACACTACGAAATAAGCCGTGAAATCAGTCGATGAACGCGCGGCCAATGTGAATGATCTGGAATCCGAACGAATTCGACACGGCCGTGCGTTCACGAATCACGGCCGCGGCGGAATGTTCAAGCCGCGTTCGACGGCCGGTCGCGCGACGAACGCATCGAGCGCACGCGCGACGTGCTTGAAGTCGCCGAAGCCCACGATATCGGCCGCTTCGTAGAAACCCACGAGATTGCGCACCCACGGGAACGTGGCGATATCGGCAATGGTGTAATCGTCGCCCATGATCCACTGGCGGCCGTCGAGGCGCTGATCGAGCACGTGCAGCAGACGCTTCGTTTCCGCCACGTAACGATCGCGCGGACGCTTGTCTTCGTAGTCCTTGCCCGCGAATTTGTGGAAGAAGCCGAGTTGACCGAACATCGGGCCCACGCCGCCCATCTGGAACATCACCCACTGGATGGTTTCGTAACGTGCCGCGCCGTCGCGTGCGAGCAGTTGGCCGCACTTGTCGGCGAGATAGATCAGAATCGCGCCTGATTCGAACAGCGGCAGCGGCTGACCGCCGGGACCGTTGGGGTCGAGAATCGCGGGAATCTTGTTGTTGGGATTGAGCGAGAGGAACTCGGGCGTGAGCTGGTCGTTCGTGTCGAAGCGCACCAGATGCGGTTCGTAGGCGAGGCCGGTTTCTTCCAGCATGATCGACACCTTGACGCCGTTGGGCGTGGGCAGCGAATACAGCTGAATGCGCTCGGGGTGCTGCGCGGGCCACTTCTGGCTGATAGGGAATGCGGAAAGGTCGGTCATGGCAGGTCCTCGGGCTTGCGCCGCGCGCGAGTGGCGCGTGTTATCGAATGGAGGGGCGAGAGCAGAGCGCGGGTGCGTTCAGGCCGCCCAGTGTAGTGGAAACGGGCGCAGCGCGTGCGGGAGGTCGGGCTGCCCAGGTCGGGCCGCGCAGGTGGGGCCGCCGAGGTCGGGCCGCGCAGGTGGGGCCACGCAGCTGGGGCCGCCCGTCGGCCCGCGCAGGCCGCGTCAGGAGCGCATGCGGCGGATCAAACGCTGCCTTCGCGCTCGATCACGAGAATGCGCGCTTCGCCACGGGGATGCGCGACGTGCTCGCAACCCACGTTCGCGAAAAACACGTCGCCGGTTTCGAGCACGGCAATGTGTTCCTCGCCCGCCTCGCGGTAGTGCATGTCGACGGTGCCGTCGAGCACCGCGAACACTTCTTCGCCGTCGTTGACGTGCCAACGGTACGGCTGGTCGGTCCAGTGCAGGCGCACCGTCGTGCCGTTCAGATTGGCGATGTCGAGCGCGCCCCAGGCGCGCGCGGCCGTAAACGTTTTGGGGCGAATGACTTTCATGCGAGATACCGGTGAGCAGGTGTGGCGCCCGGCACGCGAGCACGAAAGACCGCGGCGCCTTGCCTCGACCTTACTTCCACATCGTCCGGGCCCAGAAGGTCAGCGAGCGGTCCCACGCAAGCTGTGCCCACACCGGGTCGTATTGCGTGATGGCGATGCGGCCCGGGCCCACGGCCGTTTCGTTCGCGAACGCGTGATGCGCGAGATAGCGGTGGAACTCCACGTTCACGTTGGCGTCGCGCAGCTTCTGTTCGAGCGTGGCCACGGTTTCGATATTGAACGCCGCGTCCTGCGTGGCGAAGTGGCCGAGCACCGGCGCGGTGATCTTGCTCGCGTCGATGTACTCGAGCGGCGGGAACCCGTACCAGACCACGGCGGAGTCGATGCCCGGCACCATGCTCGCGGCCAGCAGCGTGAGCGCGCCGCCCATGCAGTAGCCCGTCACGCCCACACGCGAGGTGAGCGTCTTGAGGTAGGTGACGGCGCCGTGAATGTCCTGCGAAGCGGCGTCGCCGAAATTCAGGGCGTCCATCAGGTGATGCGCTTCTTCTTCCTCGACCGTGCTCTTGCCGCGGTAGAGGTCGGGCACGAGCGCGTAGTAGCCGGCTTGCGCGAGACGGTCGGCCACGCCACGAATCTGGTCGTTCAAGCCCCACCATTCCTGGATCACGACGATGGCGGGCGCGCCTTCCGTCTGCGCCGGTTTGGCGAGATAGCCTTGCAGCGACTGGCCGTCGGGGCGGTTGAAGGAAATCATGGTGCCGGCGGACTGGGTCATGGAGCGTTCCTCGTGAGTGGGATTCGGTGGCACGTCAGGCGGAATTACGCCGCGCGTGAAAGCCGTAGCATAGCGCTTACGCGTGCGATCTGCGTGTATCGGCCCGATCGGAATGCGCTGATTTGTCGACCGGATTTGCCAATCCGGGGTGCCGACATCATGCGCCGATCAGATGCAGCACCACGTCGCGCGTATGCGCCACGCGACGATGCTCGAACACGTAGATGCCTTGCCACGTGCCCAGCACCGGTTCGCCGTGCTCGACGGGAATCGACAATTGCGTGTGCGTGAGGGCCGTGCGCAGATGCGCGGGCATGTCGTCGGGGCCTTCGGTGTCGTGCTCGTAGCGTTGCGGATCTTCGGGCGCGAGCGCTTCGAAATAGCGTTCGAGGTCGCGGCGCACCGAAGCGTCGGCGTTCTCCTGGATCAGCAGCGACGCCGACGTGTGGCAGCAGAACAGCGTCAACAGTCCCATGTCGATGCCTTGCTCGCGCACGAACGCGCGCACTTCGCGGCTGATTTCGGTGAGCCCGCGCGTGCGCGTTTTCACACTCAGATGGTGGATGGCCTGGCGCATGATCGGTTCTCCGTGGCGGCGCGGAATGGAGTCAGTCTGAGGCGGTCAGCCTGTCGTAGCGAGGCCGCACGCGGCGTGCCGCATGCTGGTACGATGTCGGGCTTGCCGGCGCGGGCAGGGTTCCTGTTCCGCGAAAACCGGCGCACCGCATGTTACCGCCGAACCGGAC from Paraburkholderia acidisoli carries:
- a CDS encoding phosphate-starvation-inducible protein PsiE, with product MKYENALQKAIKGHLERAMELAELFGLFIIGIGTVAAMVHLIWRMINSDGVSLTDLLLMFLYLEVFAMVGQYLKAGQLPVRFPLYIAMVSIARDLILRAGMNSELHLLASAGAIVLIALGVLMIRYGQYKYPSDSVQSRIEEVK
- a CDS encoding glutathione S-transferase N-terminal domain-containing protein produces the protein MTDLSAFPISQKWPAQHPERIQLYSLPTPNGVKVSIMLEETGLAYEPHLVRFDTNDQLTPEFLSLNPNNKIPAILDPNGPGGQPLPLFESGAILIYLADKCGQLLARDGAARYETIQWVMFQMGGVGPMFGQLGFFHKFAGKDYEDKRPRDRYVAETKRLLHVLDQRLDGRQWIMGDDYTIADIATFPWVRNLVGFYEAADIVGFGDFKHVARALDAFVARPAVERGLNIPPRP
- a CDS encoding FMN-binding negative transcriptional regulator, with amino-acid sequence MYVPAQFVEARKEVLHAHIVQHPFGTLVTHGASGLDANHIPFELFADEGEHGVLRAHVARANPVWQDVANGDEVLAIFRAGDAYISPNWYPSKHEAHKQVPTWNYIVVHAHGRVTIRDDERYVRGVVSRLTRTHEAALPQPWKMGDAPPDYLDAMLKAIVGIEIEITRLVGKSKLGQNKEARDIRGAGEALVERGEAPIGEAMLAHLASKAE
- a CDS encoding tartrate dehydrogenase, which produces MSKTFKVAAIAGDGIGQEVMPEGVRVVEAAAAKFGLKIEFTHFDWASCDYYLQHGKMMPDDWFATLKGFDAIYFGAVGWPEKVPDHISLWGSLLKFRREFDQYVNLRPVRLLPGVPCPLANRKPGDIDFLVVRENTEGEYSSVGGKMFEGTEREFVLQESVFTRQGVDRILQYAFDLANQRKRKQLTAATKSNGISISMPYWDERVAEMARSYPEVKWDKQHIDILCARFVLQPDRFDVVVASNLFGDILSDLGPACTGTIGLAASANLNPERRFPSLFEPVHGSAPDIFGKQIANPIAMIWSGAMMLDFLGNGDAAYQAAHDAIMQAIETVLVEGPRTPDMGGNASTQVLGKAVAAAL
- a CDS encoding SDR family oxidoreductase, translating into MADHGIEGKTVLIAGGAKNLGGLIARDLAVHGAKAVAIHYNSAATQAAAEETVAAIQDAGAKAAAFQADLTSAGAMEKLFADTAAAIGRPDIAINTVGKVLKKPFVEITEAEYDQMSAVNAKTAFFFLREAGRHVNDNGKIVTLVTSLLGAFTPYYAAYAGTKAPVEHYTRAAAKEYGARGISVTAVGPGPMDTPFFYPAEGQDAVEYHRTAAALSAFSKTGLTDIHDVVPFIRHLVSDGWWITGQTILINGGYTTK
- a CDS encoding LysR family transcriptional regulator is translated as MDINGCLAFVAVVEEGSFAAAGRALDLPRSTVSARVAALEARLGVRLLRRTTRSVALTADGEAWYASVAEAIRTLREAERTGIARGSALAGSIRLSVPLDFPADVLGEAIARFVAAHPLVNIDVHAGNEVVDFVAGNVDLAVRGRQPGGNDAVARRIASFRFAAFASAKWLEAHSAPHAEPALAFSTGFADGARTAKARVRANTFALLKALALRGAGVAVLPAHVGAPHVERGELVEVALPDGVEPQADLYLVYPSRRDMSARVRAFADALCAALAAP
- the shiA gene encoding shikimate transporter — protein: MTFALHSSESQGAPSADSKIESSAQKSRARKAAIGSFVGAVVDWYDFLLYGIVAALIFNSEFFPKISPAMGTLAAFATFGVGFLFRPLGGFIFGHYGDRLGRKRMLVLTVMMMGLSTALIGLLPTFASIGWWAPVLLVLLRAIQGFAVGGEWGGAALMAVESAPEKRKAFYSSGVQVGYGVGLILATGLVSILTSTLDNDAFKSWGWRVPFIFSVVLVGIGLWVRSSMDESQEFVEKVEKSTQKVRLPIVEALRQNPKAFLLIIAMRLAELFTMYIVTAFALSYSTSNLHMSRQFFLNIGLLVGAVSIVTIPLFAMAADRFGRRQVYMTGAIIGTLSAVPFFLALDARSTVWIVVFAVMLANVAHDMCVSVQQPMFTQLFGTEYRYSGAGVGYQVASVVGGGFTPFIAVGLVNLAGGSWYPVAGYLALGCLISVIVAWKMKTR
- a CDS encoding cupin domain-containing protein; the encoded protein is MHTGRIESNETLEFAGMRTRVIAGVATQSLCTIMEMSIANGGGAPAHRSLDEDKTFVLLEGQLTFHLADAALEMRPGDAIAVARGDLHGFVAGEVEARLLLVSAPAGHDAFFRAMAALPVPHDAGAVRELCARHRQVIAGL
- a CDS encoding secondary thiamine-phosphate synthase enzyme YjbQ — its product is MRQAIHHLSVKTRTRGLTEISREVRAFVREQGIDMGLLTLFCCHTSASLLIQENADASVRRDLERYFEALAPEDPQRYEHDTEGPDDMPAHLRTALTHTQLSIPVEHGEPVLGTWQGIYVFEHRRVAHTRDVVLHLIGA
- a CDS encoding cupin domain-containing protein, which gives rise to MKVIRPKTFTAARAWGALDIANLNGTTVRLHWTDQPYRWHVNDGEEVFAVLDGTVDMHYREAGEEHIAVLETGDVFFANVGCEHVAHPRGEARILVIEREGSV
- a CDS encoding dienelactone hydrolase family protein — translated: MTQSAGTMISFNRPDGQSLQGYLAKPAQTEGAPAIVVIQEWWGLNDQIRGVADRLAQAGYYALVPDLYRGKSTVEEEEAHHLMDALNFGDAASQDIHGAVTYLKTLTSRVGVTGYCMGGALTLLAASMVPGIDSAVVWYGFPPLEYIDASKITAPVLGHFATQDAAFNIETVATLEQKLRDANVNVEFHRYLAHHAFANETAVGPGRIAITQYDPVWAQLAWDRSLTFWARTMWK